A window of the Juglans microcarpa x Juglans regia isolate MS1-56 chromosome 5D, Jm3101_v1.0, whole genome shotgun sequence genome harbors these coding sequences:
- the LOC121264056 gene encoding UDP-glycosyltransferase 73D1-like: MASMITSQPHFVLIPLMAQGHMIPMIDMARHFAESGVIVSLVTTPYNASRFETAIHRATESGLPILLVQLEFPCQQVGLPIGYENLDILPSRDLLTKFYEGLSMLQQPLEKHLQNQRHPPTCIISDKCLSWTSETAQKFNIPRLVFHGMGCFSLLSSHNIKFYNAHHSVSSDSEPFVIPGLPQRIEITRAQLPGSLFAMLPGLDDVRDKMQEAESTAYGVVVNTFNELEPGIIEEYEKAIKKKVWCVGPVSLYNKESLDKFERGNKPLINEQQCLGWLNSMEPTSVIYACLGSLCHLVPSQIIELGLGLEASKQPFIWVIKTGERYLELKEWLENERFEERNKGRGLVIKGWAPQDFILSHPAIGGFITHCGWNSTIESVCHGVPMITWPLFTEQFLNEKLVVEILRIGIRVGVEIPVRWGEEEKVGVLVKKEKVEKAIALLMDGGDEGIRRRKKARELGEMARRAVVKGGSSQLNMSSLIEDIAKLQSVQDKE, from the coding sequence ATGGCTTCCATGATAACCAGCCAACCTCACTTTGTTTTGATACCACTCATGGCACAAGGCCACATGATACCGATGATAGACATGGCCAGACACTTTGCAGAGAGTGGCGTGATTGTCAGCTTGGTCACTACCCCCTACAATGCCTCCAGATTCGAAACAGCCATTCATCGAGCAACGGAATCTGGCCTCCCGATTCTACTTGTTCAACTGGAATTTCCATGCCAACAAGTGGGACTTCCTATTGGGTACGAGAATCTTGACATCCTCCCTTCACGAGACCTACTGACCAAGTTCTATGAAGGTCTAAGCATGCTACAACAACCTTTAGAAAAACACCTCCAAAATCAAAGGCACCCTCCAACTTGCATCATATCTGACAAGTGCCTCTCTTGGACATCCGAAACAGCTCAAAAGTTCAATATCCCAAGGCTTGTTTTCCACGGGATGGGTTGTTTCTCGCTTCTAAGCTCCCAtaatatcaaattttacaaTGCTCACCATTCTGTCAGTTCCGACTCAGAACCTTTCGTGATCCCAGGACTGCCCCAAAGAATTGAGATAACAAGAGCCCAGCTTCCAGGTTCATTATTTGCTATGCTGCCCGGCTTGGATGATGTCCGCGACAAGATGCAAGAGGCCGAATCAACGGCTTATGGGGTTGTTGTGAATACTTTTAATGAATTGGAGCCAGGGATCATTGAGGAGTACGAGAAGGCCATCAAGAAGAAGGTGTGGTGCGTTGGTCCAGTTTCTTTATATAACAAAGAGAGTTTGGACAAGTTCGAGAGAGGCAACAAACCCTTAATTAACGAGCAGCAATGCTTGGGATGGCTTAACTCGATGGAACCAACCTCGGTTATTTATGCTTGTCTGGGCAGTTTATGCCACCTGGTTCCCTCACAAATAATCGAGCTTGGGCTGGGTCTTGAGGCGTCTAAACAACCATTTATTTGGGTGATTAAAACAGGAGAGAGATATTTAGAGCTGAAAGAGTGGCTGGAGAATGAAAGATTTGAGGAAAGGAACAAAGGGAGGGGACTCGTGATTAAGGGATGGGCTCCCCAAGATTTCATTCTGTCTCATCCGGCCATCGGAGGTTTCATTACCCATTGCGGTTGGAACTCAACGATAGAAAGTGTGTGCCATGGGGTGCCAATGATCACTTGGCCTCTCTTTACAGAGCAGTTCTTGAATGAAAAACTTGTGGTAGAAATTCTAAGGATTGGGATTCGAGTAGGGGTGGAGATTCCTGTCAGATGGGGGGAAGAAGAGAAAGTTGGAGTTTtggtgaagaaagaaaaagtggagaAGGCAATAGCATTGTTGATGGATGGGGGAGATGAAGGCataaggagaagaaagaaagcaagaGAGCTTGGAGAGATGGCAAGAAGGGCAGTGGTAAAAGGAGGATCCTCTCAATTGAACATGTCATCCCTTATCGAAGATATAGCCAAATTACAATCCGTTCAAGACAAGGAGTAG